The sequence TAGCAAAGCAGCTAAACTGGTCAATGTGGCAGCAAGCGCAAGTAAAATTCGATGATTACTTGTGGGAAGAGACTTGCCTTGAGTGTTTTATCGCTGGTCGTCTGATAAATGATGAAAATCTAACGGATGCTCAAAAGGCAACGCCCTATATCGAGATTAATGCCAATCCAGACGGTCGTTACGCGCTATATCAATTTGCAAGCTATCGTAATCCTGCGACCTTACCACCAACACCCTTATATGCAGCTGATGGACAAGCACGCGCGTTTATTAATTGGATAAACAATGTAAAGCCAACATTAAGGTACGTGGAGAATCCTTTATTTAATGACCCATCAGTCGCAAATAAACCTCATCATTATGAGCGCAGCTTTAATGTACCACTAATCCAACGACCTAATAAGCAGTACGTCATCGCAAATACTGTGATTGAGCAGATACACCCTTGCGTTATTTTATGGTTTGGTGAGATTGCTTTATATTTTGCCTCAAACCACGCCTCCCCACCTGACTTTCACAATCGTAGCCACTGGTCGAGATTTGAGCTTTAACTCTACTTTTAACTTAAGCATTACAACTCAAAGCGCAAAAAAAACCAGCAACGCTATAAAGAGCATTACTGGATTTGGAGAAAACTTTTAACTTAGGTTACATCTAACTGGCTATTATTTGTCAGCCATCGCGAGGTAAATACCACGGTCTGATGCATCATCGACATATTGCGAATCACGCCATGTCGTATAGCTGTAAGTGCCACTGTATGGGCTAATGCTGTTTTGGCGGAAATCAGATACCCAATCGTTACCATCAAAGATCTGGATATGACCATGTGGACGGTTTGACGTACGATTATAGACAACGACGTCACCCACTTGTGGCTGCATATCATTACTGATCTTGGTAAAACCTGCTTGAGCAAGTGTGCCGCGAGAGGCATACTGATAAGCTGAAGGGTTAGGCGTAAATTCGTAACCTGCTGATTGTAGCGCTTTACGTACATAGCGAGCACAGTAGCCAGAGCTTCTAGATAACGCTACTCGCGATGCACTTGCCGCTGCGATAGCAGGAGCAGAATTGCGATCAGGAGCGCGGCTTGATTGCTGCTGACGCTGCTCATAAGACAAACGGCTGGTAAGCGAAGCAAGTTGGTATTCTTTTTGCTTGGCATGCGCACTTAAATTGTCAATGGCTTGACTGATCTCATCATTGCTATATACATGAGCACCACTGTTAGTGCTATAGATATTGCGGCTAGAACCGTAGTTCGCAGAAGCAGAAATGTTAGTGATGGTATGACTCAAGGTATTATTTGGTTGAAAGGTTGTTTCGACAGCACCACTTGTCTGTGCTATACCCATTCCCAATACTGACAAAATTAATAAAGCTTGTTTCATAAATTTACTACCTATTGTTAATACAAGACCGCTCGTCATCCGTGACAAAGCATCAATTAGTTTAGAGGAGATGATCATTACAAAACATGATAAAATCCTTATTAAAACAGCCCGCTATTTCTTCTGTAGTGACTAATGCTGGTATTATCTGTTAATACCATATTCCGCTTAGTTCACTGTCTCGCAAATCGTTCAGTATCAATTGCCTTTAGCATGTCAATTATGAATATCGATTTTGTCACCTATTAGACGAGTCATCACGATGTCAAAAAAACAGCCAAATCGGCTTGCCCAACTTATCGACCATCAAGCTTTTGCTGGTAGCGCATTACCCCGAACGCTTGCTGACAATATGCGGCTATACATAGAAGCGACCAACGAGGTAAAAGAGCTACTGGTAGATTGTCTACCTGAAGAAATTCTTAATACCTGTTGGGTCGTAGGCCTCACCTCCGAGCAATTAATACTCAGTGTGGGCTCAATGACTGCTGCCAATCATATTCGCTATTTGCAGAGCGCTTATTTGCAAGTCTTAACAGAGCAGTCAATTACATTTAAACAACTCAAGCAAATTCGCGTCGTCGTCGCTAAAAATTCAGCTGATAATCATTCATCTAAACAACTATCAGCAGCAGCATCAACTTTGTCAAAGTCTAGTAAAGCCAATGAAAATCAGGCTCTTAGCCAAAACACAAAGCGGACTATATCACAGGCCGCAGAGCATGTCACCACTGATGAAAATCTCAAAAAAGCACTTTTGCGTCTGGCAAATCATTGAAATTATTAATATTGCTATGTAAAGTTGTGTAAACAAAACCGTAAAAATCAGCTGATAACGCTGCGATTTTGTAATGACGTAAACAAAAAAAATCACCTGCTAGCTCCGTTCACATTATGAACGTCACCAACAGATGATTGAAAAACTATCCACAGCTTTGATATTCTCTACTCTAGAGCAGAATTGTTAAAATAATCTAAACAATATATTCAAAAAAACGAATATTATTAGAATGTAATTACTGCTGGATTATGTAATATTGCGTAAATGTTTCGATACTTCGTGTATATTCCTGTATTCATCCTTCAACAGTCAAACCTTCGAGAGGTAAATACTGAATTGGGCACGTTACATTGTCATCAAAAGTTACAATTTCAAAATTATTATGGTCAGATAGTATCTCACGTACCAATAAATTGTTTAACGCGTGACCAGATTTATAAGCACTAAAGCGACCCAAAATCGGATAGCCAATCAAATACAAATCACCTAAAGCATCCAAAATTTTATGGCGAACGAACTCATCATTAAAACGCAGACCTTCTTCGTTAAGAATATTTACCTCATCAATAACAATAGCATTATCCATACTGCCTCCTAACGCCAAATTATTCTGACGTAAGGCTTCTATATCTCGTAAAAACCCAAAAGTACGGGCTGAGCTCAATTGCTCAATGAAGTTTTGCGTCGAAAACTGCAACTGTGCATGCTGAAAATCTTTGTCGATAGCAGGATGATCAAAATCAATCTCAAAATTTAGCTCAAACCCTTCATAAGGACGCAGTTCTGCCCATTTATCATCCACTTTTACTCTTACAGGTCTGACGATTTTTATAAACTTCTTTAAAGCGTCTTGCTCGCAGAATCCTGCGTCAAGCAGCAACGCTACAAAAGGAGCGGCACTACCATCCATAATCGGTATCTCTGAGGCCGATACACGAATTAAAAGGTTATCCACGCCAAGTCCTGCAATGGCACTAAGCAAATGCTCGACCGTCCCCACACGTGTGCCACCAAACACTAGGTTTGACGACATCATAGTATCTTGCACCAAAAAAGCACTGGCTGGAATCGGCTGACTGCCTTCGATATCAGAACGCTCGAAAACAATACCCGTATCAATAGGTTGCGGATGAAACTCTAAGTCAACAGGCTGACCACTATGGAGACCAATACCTGTAACAGCAATCGCAGTTTTTATGGTTCTTTGGTTCATGGCTGTCTTCTCACATATTTTGTTACAATTGCCATAGTGTATCATTACCCGCCCCTAGTTCGCCATAGTTAAAACTCGCTAATTTCCTTATCTCCTTGATTGATAACACTTATCGTCAATAAATTTTGATGGTTTTCATGTCTTATTGATCGCATTGCCTCTGTTAACACAGGGAAATAACAGCCAAATGTTACAATCATAAATTGTTTTATGCGCCTATTTATTAATGATTATTTTCGCATTGAGAGGCGATTCTTATAAATAGAGCGCTCTCATAGCTGAATCAGCTTACTAATATATGGACATTTTCTATACGCACAAAAAAGCCAGCAACTTAGTACTGGCTTTTTTTATCCCAAACATCTGAAAATATTATTTATTTTGTTGACGTTTTAGATAGTCTTGAATGCTATTGGTTTTGGTTTTCGCCTGCTCTTGAGGCGCGCTTGAGCGAGTAGCACTAGCCGTTTCTTGATACATCTGAGCTTGCGATTGCTTCTGGCTGTTTAAAGCACTGGTATGCACGTTAGGGTCAACAGGCTGAGTGCTATTGACAGAAGGAACTGGTGCCTCGACTACTTCTGGCTCTTGTCCAGCGTTTTCATCTAACGTCAAACCCGTTGCAATAACAGTGACATGTAAGTCATCACCCATTTTTTCATCAATCACCGAACCATAGAAAATATGTGCATCGTCAATATCTGTAATTTCTTCGACAATAACACTGATTTTGCTCATCTCATCTAATGAGAGTGATTCAGAAGAAATTACGTTAACCAACAGACCTTTTGCATTTTCTAAACGCAAGTCATCAAGTAATGGTGATCTGATGGCTTTCTCAGTTGCTTGACGCGCACGATCATCGCCGCTAGCACGGCCGATACCCATCATCGCATGACCTTTGGCAGTCATAGCAGTACGGATATCGTTAAAGTCGATATTGATCATACCTTCACTAGCGATAGTTTCAGCAATACCTTGAACCGCATGTAATAACACATCGTCCGCTTTTTTAAAGGCATCCTGCATAGAGATATTGCCATAGACACTCATCAACTTATCATTCGGAATCGTAATGATAGAATCAACAAAGTTAGTCAATTGCTCAATACCAGCTTTAGCAGCCTTGATACGTTTGCCACCTTCAAACTTAAATGGCGTAGTTACGACGGCAACTGTCAAAACTTCCATTTCTTTAGCAATACGAGCAACCACAGGCGCTGCACCCGTACCCGTACCACCGCCCATACCAGCAGTAATGAATACCATGTCTGAATGTTCGAGTAATGCACGGATGGCTTCTTCTTCGCTCTCTGCTGCTTCACGCCCAACTTCTGGGTTCGCCCCTGCGCCCAAACCGCGATTCGTTTTTGCGCCAAGTTGCAATTTATGCGGTGCAGTTAAACGATCAAGCGCTTGTTTATCCGTATTAGCACAGACGAACGTTACACCTCTAATCCCTTGTTGTACCATATGTTCAACCGCATTACCGCCACCACCACCAACACCGAATACAGTGAAGCTTGCTTGGCCGTTATTTTGAGGCTGGTTATCATCTGGCATGGTGTATTTTGACATAAAAAGGTTTCTCCAGTTGCAGATAGCGTGATGGTCGATACTTGGTAACACACTTATATGGCGCGCTATCGACTTACTATATATAATTGTATTTAAATAAAACAGGGCAATGGCTTAGATAATTGTGCTAGCCAAAATATGCCAGTATGGTACAGGGTGTTACTTTTCGTATTCTTGCCTATTATATAGCTGCATACTCTTATGCTGCTTAATATAAGTATGTTTTGCTAACAAATTATAATATCTTTTTGAGTACACTAGCAAAACGCTGCCCTGCACTTTGAAAAACACCAGTGACTCGATTTTTTTGAATCGCTTCAGGCTCGCTTTTTTCACTACGGCGAAACTGCTCGCTTTGACTATATAATAGTGTACCAAATGCCGTTTGATAAGCACGATCATTTACTTGACTGTTTAGCTGCTTAAATGACTCATCATTATCAAAATGATTATGAGCACTAATAGCAGGATGAGTGTTGGTTAATACTACAGGCATTTTGAGCAATTTTTTGGTAAAGGGTATCATACCTTTAATCGCCGTACCGCCACCTGTGAGTACGATACCTTTGTCAATATAGCCGATGAGATCAGCCTCATGCAATTGACGAGCAACTTCCGTAAATATCTGTACATAGCGTGCTTCAATAATACGGGCTAGATTATAGATACCAATATTAATCTCATCACCTGTTCCTTGTGGTTTAAAGATAAAGAACGAGCTAGGATCGACACTATTGACATCGACAGTACCATGAGTTTTTTTCAGCTTTTCAGCCTCAATCATGGAGATACCAAAATCAGCTGAGATATCCATCGTTACTTCGTGGCTGCCTGTCGCGATACAATGGGTAAATATCAGCTTGTTTTCTTTATAAACGCAAATACTGGTCGTACTAGCACCAATATCTACCAAACAAACCCCTTGCTGGCGCTCATCACTCATCAAACTGTATTCAGCACTCGTCACTGCATCAAATACAATGTGGTCAATACCAACATCACAGCTTTGCAGTAATTTTTGGATATTCTGACGACTAGCAACGGGCATCATCATCATGTGATACATCACAGTAATATTATGCGCCATCATTTCGATTGCATCATCCACCATGAAATCTTGATCATCAACATAGATACCCTGCTGACAGCAATGCATTAGATAATAGTCTGATGATAGATCGCGTGACTTGGCATTAGACAACGCCTGCACCATATCTTTGGCACGTACCGCCTCATCTTCTACACGTACCTCGCCTGCACTATTTTTGCTCGATAATTCCGGTGTCGCTAAGGTCAACCACACACTATGCACGCGGCAATTGGCAGTATCTTCTGCTTCTTGAATGGCTTGCTTGATAGCACCTTGTAGACGTTCACGGTGTTTTATTTGACCTTGGTAAAAATCGCTATTTTTGACTTGTCCCACGCCCAGAATACGGATGTCTTTTGCAGAGACAACGTTACCAATAACGACATATACTGCCGTGGCACTTAGATGGACAACAACCAGATTTTCAGTATTTTTCATGGTACCAGACAAATTATCGCTAAACAGGAGACCAAATGACGTCTCCATTAGATCATTAAAAAAAGCGTTATCAACACGCTATGATGTTGTATATTCTGTGCTACAAACTATCAAAATAGCTCAAACTAAAATGCTAACCAGTTTTTGCTTGTGCTATCTATTGTTATTTTGCTTCATCAATTTTTGGCTGTGCCATATCCCAAGCAATGGTAAAACCATTTTTGTAGCGCAAATCTACAGACTGTATTTCGCCTCGACGATCACTTAACTGATTGCCGAGCAGCTGACTTAAACTCAGCAGCTTTTGCGCAGTATTCTCGTTATCAACAATCACACGCAGTCCATTGTCAAAACGAATCAGCCAAGTCATTCTTGGTGACAGGATAATATCTTCGACTTGCATACCAAGTGGCGCATACCAGTCGTTAACTTGCTGCATTTGCTGCATGATAACTGGGGCTTGCGTTATCTCACCTTGTAAGGTGGCAAAGCGTTCTTGCGTCAGATCTTTACTATCAGCAGGGACAAAAACCGCACCTTTTGCATCCACCAAACGCTCTG is a genomic window of Psychrobacter cibarius containing:
- a CDS encoding CHAP domain-containing protein, which produces MKQALLILSVLGMGIAQTSGAVETTFQPNNTLSHTITNISASANYGSSRNIYSTNSGAHVYSNDEISQAIDNLSAHAKQKEYQLASLTSRLSYEQRQQQSSRAPDRNSAPAIAAASASRVALSRSSGYCARYVRKALQSAGYEFTPNPSAYQYASRGTLAQAGFTKISNDMQPQVGDVVVYNRTSNRPHGHIQIFDGNDWVSDFRQNSISPYSGTYSYTTWRDSQYVDDASDRGIYLAMADK
- the lpxC gene encoding UDP-3-O-acyl-N-acetylglucosamine deacetylase — protein: MNQRTIKTAIAVTGIGLHSGQPVDLEFHPQPIDTGIVFERSDIEGSQPIPASAFLVQDTMMSSNLVFGGTRVGTVEHLLSAIAGLGVDNLLIRVSASEIPIMDGSAAPFVALLLDAGFCEQDALKKFIKIVRPVRVKVDDKWAELRPYEGFELNFEIDFDHPAIDKDFQHAQLQFSTQNFIEQLSSARTFGFLRDIEALRQNNLALGGSMDNAIVIDEVNILNEEGLRFNDEFVRHKILDALGDLYLIGYPILGRFSAYKSGHALNNLLVREILSDHNNFEIVTFDDNVTCPIQYLPLEGLTVEG
- the ftsZ gene encoding cell division protein FtsZ encodes the protein MSKYTMPDDNQPQNNGQASFTVFGVGGGGGNAVEHMVQQGIRGVTFVCANTDKQALDRLTAPHKLQLGAKTNRGLGAGANPEVGREAAESEEEAIRALLEHSDMVFITAGMGGGTGTGAAPVVARIAKEMEVLTVAVVTTPFKFEGGKRIKAAKAGIEQLTNFVDSIITIPNDKLMSVYGNISMQDAFKKADDVLLHAVQGIAETIASEGMINIDFNDIRTAMTAKGHAMMGIGRASGDDRARQATEKAIRSPLLDDLRLENAKGLLVNVISSESLSLDEMSKISVIVEEITDIDDAHIFYGSVIDEKMGDDLHVTVIATGLTLDENAGQEPEVVEAPVPSVNSTQPVDPNVHTSALNSQKQSQAQMYQETASATRSSAPQEQAKTKTNSIQDYLKRQQNK
- the ftsA gene encoding cell division protein FtsA, encoding MKNTENLVVVHLSATAVYVVIGNVVSAKDIRILGVGQVKNSDFYQGQIKHRERLQGAIKQAIQEAEDTANCRVHSVWLTLATPELSSKNSAGEVRVEDEAVRAKDMVQALSNAKSRDLSSDYYLMHCCQQGIYVDDQDFMVDDAIEMMAHNITVMYHMMMMPVASRQNIQKLLQSCDVGIDHIVFDAVTSAEYSLMSDERQQGVCLVDIGASTTSICVYKENKLIFTHCIATGSHEVTMDISADFGISMIEAEKLKKTHGTVDVNSVDPSSFFIFKPQGTGDEINIGIYNLARIIEARYVQIFTEVARQLHEADLIGYIDKGIVLTGGGTAIKGMIPFTKKLLKMPVVLTNTHPAISAHNHFDNDESFKQLNSQVNDRAYQTAFGTLLYSQSEQFRRSEKSEPEAIQKNRVTGVFQSAGQRFASVLKKIL
- a CDS encoding cell division protein FtsQ/DivIB → MAQTVNEVTDLMSDKTRRPNSKFQVPTSLKYFFMVLVLGLLVLILIMGGKALRDAPPASIHVNNQGLTVTQYRALQQVMNQQKVSSFFTSDLQALRDITTGLAWVDQVSISRDWQRGIVVTALPKQAVANFGTERLVDAKGAVFVPADSKDLTQERFATLQGEITQAPVIMQQMQQVNDWYAPLGMQVEDIILSPRMTWLIRFDNGLRVIVDNENTAQKLLSLSQLLGNQLSDRRGEIQSVDLRYKNGFTIAWDMAQPKIDEAK